A single Aggregatilinea lenta DNA region contains:
- a CDS encoding GAF domain-containing protein, with product MTTYLLVVAGATMCSFIITTTTDAALARAAFVVVTLVSTWIYLVLLPLTLLGLYYESWLRLHRARVLTAMVLINVAIDVGLLAMFASADDPVVVARDPAGFALLWIVLQLMHRWVLAVLFMAFGQAVVGTILALAVRQGRIRFWRTGLPFMLVALFSSVIPLLSPLAGWRAMPGIAALGFAMPVLGVSALVLKSRREVALETLLDSVFGSFNDGYLVLDSNARVLWKNAPALGWIGGRDLSGLAPGHVLELARGSAFAGPIRRMLAHEISTAECEVQRDGEEYFVRLTLTPFEHVGVVPGAQLLAFRDITASIIRHNLNERSQELMVLSAISADISASLELDQVITRALSQVLAITRLSNAVAYLLDEHQPGMLVLAGSSTLPDKHGFSPETLIIDESTAGQVIQTHETVVSTDADEGSTFSAHLRKFNMRTGITVPLVARSRVIGVLQLGSEQPREFDQVEVAMLGSVARQIGVAIDNARLHSQERHQRRVAEALREVASLLSSMKLDDALHAMLQRLFTILDYDRATVLLMAEPGRLRVCAYHGFTPGSDEKPISEVRIEIARYPYMLQMFTQHAPQLVVDTTIDADWIQSGFQHGSWIGIPLIIHDQVLGCLSLAHARPGHFTDADLQIATAFAGQTVIAVENAQLFENEQRRRVQAELLQRASYDLVSSADLDSALDLALRTLDQVLDFDQAHIGLLDEDDRQWTLRAIYPVTTPLPAETTLALSIYPLSQRIFETKRAMLVTDTRQNRWWRPGQYSYQEVRCWIGAPLIVRDQVIGFLHIDSYEPHKFTTDSFHLVQTFANQIAAAIENFRLLEEASRQNRALRALNTILAASNEVLTQDNLVTVSLERVLETLSISGGTIHRRDVPSNELHLLAASGLPDELCARLSCVPNATELSPVRLGDGQTFTFYSVPLLSHGAAIGLLSVCQPDMPFNTEVKQLLANIGQQLGVVMDNAALFENTLRREALSTDLGRLGLAISSQLDSGAVLNLICQESAGVFGAQGAYLWLIEGDRLVGTAAYGPGSEQFIGSSYALEDDTLLPAYVIHQWRPHFVNRVAQSSALPPEFIESTHAQAVIAVPLVKADVPIGTLLLVDTENPDAYADWLTEQIRLLGVQAALTIQNASLFDEIRHHLDQLRLVNEVGRYATAILSLSSLIEGVARKLFDILHYDMIGLLQVEDDHLVIHSLFAGRPSIYVDDTPDGYYLSPDGVAWQSVQQGEPVLQNRLCDGFSTLNGGSIECCSLGIPLIVADEVIGVMVVERQRHFSITPEDLNVLEPLAAQLAISVSNARLFERVRQQTLELEARVIERTSEIREQQERTEAILRSVADAVIVFDLSGHVVLTNPVAKDLFEQHDLNMDLSLRIRALVNRVLYNEADISDATEIIELGVVALQAKAARVLEGDQLLGSVVILRDISQLQELDRMKDHFVSNVSHELRTPLANLKLYLSLLEQGRPERRASYLEVMGREVERLERLIVELLDLSRLQSEQRAERPQVRQPVDLQLVIDTVVQNNIAWAESAQEDLQYEGTNGTLPLVYGDPDQLLRALTNLVSNAINYTPPGGQIVVRSEVGRSEQGEPEWVIIETVDTGIGIPANELPNIFDRFYRGSNVNPSVPGTGLGLAIIKEIMGLHGGSIEVESEQGRGSTFRLKLPVYEPQEQSVYWREGNG from the coding sequence TTGACCACATACCTGCTCGTCGTCGCAGGCGCCACGATGTGCAGCTTCATCATCACGACGACGACCGACGCCGCGCTGGCGCGGGCTGCGTTCGTCGTCGTTACGCTGGTTTCCACCTGGATTTACCTCGTCCTTTTGCCCCTGACACTGCTGGGCCTCTATTACGAATCGTGGCTGCGGCTGCACCGCGCACGCGTCCTGACCGCGATGGTGCTGATCAACGTGGCAATCGACGTCGGGCTGCTGGCGATGTTCGCCAGCGCGGACGATCCGGTGGTGGTAGCGCGCGATCCGGCTGGGTTTGCGCTGCTGTGGATCGTCTTGCAGTTGATGCACCGGTGGGTGCTGGCCGTGCTGTTCATGGCATTCGGGCAGGCGGTGGTGGGGACGATCCTCGCGCTGGCGGTGCGCCAGGGCCGCATCCGCTTCTGGCGGACCGGGCTGCCGTTTATGCTCGTCGCGCTGTTCAGCAGCGTCATTCCGCTGCTGTCGCCCCTGGCCGGGTGGCGGGCCATGCCGGGCATCGCCGCATTGGGCTTCGCAATGCCGGTGTTAGGCGTGTCGGCGCTGGTGCTCAAGTCGCGGCGGGAAGTAGCGCTCGAAACATTGCTGGATTCGGTCTTCGGCAGCTTCAACGACGGCTATCTGGTGCTCGATTCCAATGCCCGCGTCCTGTGGAAAAACGCCCCGGCGCTGGGTTGGATCGGCGGGCGCGACCTGAGCGGCCTTGCGCCCGGACACGTCCTTGAGCTGGCGCGCGGCTCGGCGTTTGCCGGGCCGATCCGGCGCATGCTGGCGCACGAAATCTCCACCGCCGAGTGCGAAGTGCAGCGCGACGGCGAAGAATACTTCGTGCGGCTCACGCTGACGCCGTTCGAGCATGTCGGCGTTGTGCCCGGCGCGCAGCTGCTGGCCTTCCGCGATATCACGGCGTCGATCATCCGGCATAACCTCAACGAACGCAGCCAGGAATTGATGGTGCTCAGCGCCATCAGCGCCGATATTTCCGCCTCTCTGGAGCTGGATCAGGTCATCACGCGCGCGCTCAGCCAGGTGCTGGCGATCACGCGGTTGAGCAACGCGGTCGCGTACCTGCTGGACGAGCACCAACCGGGCATGCTGGTGTTGGCAGGCAGCTCCACCCTGCCCGACAAGCACGGATTTTCGCCTGAGACGCTGATCATCGACGAAAGCACGGCGGGGCAGGTCATCCAGACGCACGAGACGGTGGTCAGCACCGACGCGGACGAAGGCAGCACCTTCAGCGCGCACCTGCGCAAGTTCAACATGCGGACCGGCATCACCGTGCCGCTGGTGGCGCGCAGCCGGGTGATCGGGGTGCTGCAACTGGGCAGCGAGCAGCCGCGCGAGTTCGATCAGGTCGAGGTGGCGATGCTCGGCAGCGTCGCCCGGCAGATCGGTGTGGCGATCGACAACGCGCGCTTGCACAGCCAGGAGCGCCACCAACGTCGGGTGGCCGAGGCCCTGCGCGAAGTCGCCAGCCTGCTGAGCAGCATGAAGCTGGACGACGCGCTGCACGCCATGCTCCAGCGGCTGTTCACCATTCTGGACTACGACCGTGCGACGGTGCTGCTGATGGCCGAGCCGGGGCGTCTGCGCGTGTGTGCTTACCACGGCTTCACGCCCGGCTCGGACGAGAAGCCGATTTCCGAGGTGCGGATCGAGATCGCGCGCTACCCGTACATGCTTCAGATGTTCACCCAGCACGCGCCGCAGCTCGTCGTCGACACGACAATCGATGCCGACTGGATTCAAAGCGGGTTTCAGCACGGCTCGTGGATCGGCATCCCGCTCATCATCCACGATCAGGTGCTGGGCTGTCTGAGCCTTGCCCATGCCCGGCCCGGCCACTTTACCGACGCCGACCTTCAGATCGCGACGGCCTTCGCAGGCCAGACGGTGATCGCCGTCGAAAATGCGCAGTTGTTTGAAAACGAGCAGCGCCGCCGCGTGCAGGCGGAGCTGCTTCAGCGCGCCTCGTACGATCTGGTGTCCAGCGCGGACCTGGACAGCGCCCTGGATCTGGCGCTGCGCACGCTCGATCAGGTGCTCGACTTTGATCAGGCGCATATCGGCCTGCTCGACGAGGACGACCGCCAGTGGACCTTGCGCGCGATCTACCCGGTCACCACGCCGCTCCCGGCAGAAACGACGCTGGCCCTGTCGATTTACCCGCTCAGCCAGCGCATCTTCGAGACGAAGCGCGCCATGCTGGTCACCGACACGCGCCAGAACCGCTGGTGGCGTCCGGGCCAGTACAGTTACCAGGAGGTGCGCTGCTGGATCGGCGCGCCGCTGATCGTGCGCGATCAGGTGATCGGCTTCCTGCACATCGACAGCTACGAGCCGCACAAGTTCACGACCGACTCTTTCCATCTCGTGCAAACCTTCGCCAACCAGATCGCGGCGGCGATTGAGAACTTCCGCCTGCTCGAAGAAGCCAGCCGTCAGAACCGCGCTCTGCGCGCGCTGAACACGATTTTGGCGGCCAGTAATGAAGTGCTGACACAGGACAACCTCGTCACCGTCTCGCTGGAACGTGTGCTCGAAACGCTGAGTATCAGCGGCGGCACCATCCACCGGCGCGACGTGCCCTCCAACGAGCTGCACCTGTTGGCCGCGTCCGGCCTGCCCGACGAGCTGTGCGCGCGGCTGAGCTGCGTGCCCAACGCTACGGAGCTGTCGCCGGTCCGGCTGGGGGATGGGCAGACCTTCACGTTTTACAGCGTGCCGCTGCTCTCGCACGGGGCGGCGATCGGTCTCCTGAGCGTGTGCCAGCCGGACATGCCGTTCAACACGGAAGTGAAGCAACTGCTGGCGAACATTGGGCAGCAGTTGGGTGTGGTGATGGACAATGCCGCGCTGTTCGAGAATACCCTGCGGCGCGAGGCGCTCTCGACGGACCTGGGACGGCTGGGGCTGGCGATCAGCTCGCAGCTCGACAGCGGGGCCGTGCTCAACCTGATCTGCCAGGAGAGCGCGGGCGTGTTCGGCGCGCAGGGCGCCTACCTGTGGCTGATCGAGGGTGACCGGCTGGTCGGGACGGCGGCGTATGGCCCCGGTTCGGAACAGTTCATCGGGAGCAGCTACGCCCTGGAAGACGATACGCTGCTGCCTGCCTACGTCATCCACCAGTGGCGTCCGCACTTCGTCAACCGCGTGGCCCAGTCCAGCGCGCTGCCGCCGGAGTTTATCGAGAGCACGCACGCGCAGGCCGTCATCGCCGTGCCGCTGGTCAAGGCGGACGTGCCCATCGGCACGCTGCTGCTGGTCGATACGGAAAATCCCGACGCCTATGCCGACTGGCTGACGGAACAGATCCGGCTGCTGGGCGTGCAGGCCGCGCTGACCATCCAGAACGCGAGCCTGTTCGACGAGATCCGCCACCATCTCGACCAGCTGCGGTTGGTCAACGAAGTGGGACGCTACGCAACCGCGATCCTCAGCCTGTCCAGCCTCATCGAGGGCGTCGCGCGCAAGCTGTTCGACATCCTGCACTACGACATGATCGGCCTGCTTCAGGTCGAGGACGATCATCTGGTCATCCATTCGCTGTTTGCGGGCCGCCCCTCGATTTACGTGGACGATACGCCGGACGGCTACTACCTATCCCCCGACGGGGTGGCGTGGCAGTCCGTGCAGCAGGGCGAGCCGGTGCTGCAAAACCGCCTGTGTGACGGCTTCTCCACGCTCAACGGCGGCTCGATCGAGTGCTGTTCGCTGGGGATCCCGCTGATCGTGGCCGACGAGGTGATCGGCGTGATGGTCGTCGAGCGCCAGCGCCACTTTAGCATCACGCCGGAAGACCTCAACGTGCTGGAACCGCTTGCGGCGCAGCTTGCGATCTCCGTCTCCAACGCGCGCCTGTTCGAGCGCGTGCGCCAGCAGACGTTGGAGCTTGAAGCGCGCGTGATCGAGCGCACGTCGGAGATCCGCGAGCAGCAGGAGCGCACTGAAGCGATCCTGCGCTCCGTGGCGGACGCCGTCATCGTCTTCGACCTGAGCGGCCACGTGGTGCTGACCAACCCGGTTGCCAAGGACCTGTTCGAGCAGCACGACCTGAATATGGACCTTAGTCTGCGCATCCGCGCGCTGGTCAACCGCGTGCTGTACAACGAGGCCGACATCAGCGACGCGACCGAGATCATCGAGCTGGGCGTGGTGGCGCTGCAGGCCAAGGCCGCGCGCGTGCTCGAAGGTGACCAGTTACTGGGTTCGGTCGTGATCCTGCGCGACATCTCGCAGCTCCAAGAGCTGGACCGGATGAAGGATCACTTTGTCTCGAACGTCTCGCACGAGCTGCGCACGCCGCTGGCGAACCTTAAACTGTACCTGTCGCTGCTGGAACAAGGTCGCCCGGAGCGCCGCGCGAGCTACCTCGAAGTGATGGGCCGTGAGGTCGAGCGGCTGGAGCGCCTGATTGTGGAGCTGCTAGATCTGTCGCGCTTGCAAAGCGAGCAGCGCGCCGAGCGCCCGCAGGTCCGCCAGCCGGTAGATCTGCAACTGGTGATCGATACCGTCGTGCAGAACAACATCGCCTGGGCCGAAAGCGCCCAGGAGGATCTGCAATACGAGGGCACGAACGGCACCCTGCCGCTGGTCTACGGCGATCCCGACCAACTGCTGCGGGCGCTGACCAATCTGGTCAGCAACGCGATCAATTACACGCCGCCGGGTGGGCAAATCGTCGTGCGCAGTGAGGTGGGACGCTCTGAGCAGGGTGAACCGGAATGGGTTATTATTGAAACCGTCGATACGGGAATCGGAATCCCGGCCAATGAACTGCCCAATATCTTCGATCGCTTCTACCGGGGGTCCAACGTGAACCCGAGCGTGCCCGGCACCGGCCTGGGGCTGGCGATCATCAAGGAGATCATGGGGCTTCATGGCGGCAGCATCGAAGTCGAGAGCGAACAGGGTCGCGGCAGCACGTTCCGTTTGAAGCTGCCCGTTTATGAGCCACAAGAACAGTCCGTGTACTGGAGGGAAGGGAATGGGTAG